In Rickettsia endosymbiont of Gonocerus acuteangulatus, the following are encoded in one genomic region:
- a CDS encoding IS630 family transposase (programmed frameshift) — translation MARAYAIELRLRVIKAVEAGIRISKVSKLFNVSRDTIYKWKKLKDKQGTLEAATGYQKGHSHKIKDSESFKEFFKANMNKTSKELAKQWGNIASVTILRQIRKLGYSYKKTHFHPKRDIKLRNEFIAKIQTITKDKLVYLDESGIEDNACKEYGWSIIGQRCYGEKVYQHKFRISMIAGLCNGNLIAPVIFEGNCNTEVFKTYIRDVLITELQPGQTVIMDNINFHKNSKVKEFIESVGCTILYLPTYSPDLNPIEHYWFKIKNEIRKVVEDFETFYDAVFNTIKLSVS, via the exons ATGGCACGAGCATATGCAATAGAACTAAGACTAAGAGTTATAAAAGCTGTAGAAGCAGGGATACGAATAAGTAAGGTAAGTAAATTATTTAATGTAAGTCGTGATACTATATATAAATGGAAAAAATTAAAAGATAAGCAAGGTACTTTAGAAGCAGCAACTGGTTATCAGAAAGGACATAGTCATAAGATAAAAGATTCAGAATCTTTTAAAGAATTTTTTAAAGCTAATATGAATAAAACATCAAAGGAGTTAGCAAAGCAATGGGGTAATATTGCATCTGTAACTATTTTAAGACAAATCAGAAAACTTGGCTATAGCTATAAA AAAACTCATTTTCATCCGAAAAGAGATATTAAATTAAGAAATGAATTTATAGCAAAGATACAAACCATCACAAAAGACAAATTAGTATATCTTGATGAATCTGGAATAGAGGATAATGCTTGCAAAGAGTATGGATGGAGCATTATAGGACAAAGGTGTTATGGAGAAAAGGTGTATCAACATAAATTTAGAATAAGTATGATAGCTGGTCTTTGTAATGGTAATCTTATTGCTCCTGTAATATTTGAAGGTAATTGTAATACAGAGGTCTTTAAAACTTATATTAGGGATGTATTAATTACAGAATTACAACCTGGGCAAACCGTTATTATGGATAACATTAATTTTCATAAAAATTCTAAAGTTAAAGAGTTCATTGAATCCGTTGGTTGTACCATATTGTATTTACCAACTTACTCTCCTGATTTAAATCCTATAGAGCATTACTGGTTTAAGATAAAAAATGAAATTAGGAAAGTTGTAGAAGATTTTGAAACATTTTATGATGCTGTTTTTAATACTATTAAATTGTCAGTATCTTAA
- the cydB gene encoding cytochrome d ubiquinol oxidase subunit II, whose protein sequence is MFDFSAYIDLPLVWGGLIATAICLYVLLDGFDLGIGILFPFAPTDDCRHKMINSIAPFWDGNETWLVLGGGGLLAAFPLAYSLLLPALYIPIILMLLGLIFRGVAFEFRFKAHIGHRYIWDYAFHFGSMLAAFCQGLMLGTFVQGIEVEGREFAGSAFDFLTPFSVMTGIELIFGYALLGGTWLIMKTEKETQDWAYKSTLYILFYVALFMGFVSLWVPFLNDQIRHRWFSIPNIYYLSIIPILTSIVFIRLIKAVRDKKEAAPFIYTICLFLLGYLGLAISIWPFIVPYKVTLAKAAAAPESQSLLLVGAGIFLPVILGYTFYCYYIFRGKSSHHPMY, encoded by the coding sequence ATGTTTGATTTCTCTGCTTATATAGATTTACCACTTGTTTGGGGTGGGTTAATAGCTACTGCTATTTGTTTATATGTCTTGTTAGATGGTTTTGATTTAGGGATAGGTATATTATTCCCATTTGCTCCAACTGATGATTGTCGTCATAAGATGATCAATTCCATCGCTCCTTTTTGGGATGGTAATGAAACTTGGTTAGTACTTGGCGGTGGCGGCTTGCTTGCTGCTTTCCCTCTTGCGTATTCTTTGCTATTACCGGCTTTGTATATCCCTATTATCCTGATGTTACTCGGTCTTATATTCCGCGGAGTTGCTTTTGAATTTCGTTTTAAAGCACATATAGGGCATCGTTATATTTGGGATTATGCTTTTCATTTTGGTTCTATGCTTGCCGCTTTTTGTCAAGGTTTAATGCTTGGTACGTTTGTGCAAGGTATAGAAGTGGAGGGACGGGAATTTGCAGGGAGTGCTTTTGATTTCTTAACTCCTTTTTCGGTGATGACGGGAATAGAATTGATATTTGGTTATGCTCTTTTAGGTGGTACGTGGCTTATCATGAAAACCGAAAAAGAAACGCAAGATTGGGCATATAAATCTACACTATATATTTTATTTTATGTTGCACTTTTTATGGGGTTTGTAAGCCTTTGGGTACCATTCTTAAATGATCAAATACGTCATCGCTGGTTTAGTATACCAAATATTTACTACTTATCTATTATACCTATTTTAACCTCTATAGTATTTATTAGGTTAATTAAAGCTGTGAGAGATAAAAAAGAAGCAGCTCCATTTATATATACTATTTGTTTGTTTTTATTAGGATATTTAGGACTTGCTATAAGCATATGGCCATTTATAGTGCCATATAAGGTAACGCTTGCAAAAGCAGCGGCAGCACCAGAGTCGCAATCTTTACTATTAGTTGGGGCAGGGATATTTTTACCTGTTATACTTGGTTACACTTTTTATTGTTATTATATATTCCGTGGCAAATCTTCGCATCACCCTATGTATTAA
- a CDS encoding ankyrin repeat domain-containing protein: MKLQEWQRYPLDRISTNIIDEQGENVIHKCVKYDKIDFLNYINSVGFSFTIQNKEEDTPLHLAYKKLIYAKNEAAFKKAKITLLNIINYANTQDITPQFIDALDRIEHVFKSLLGIFPAACGVIWRNEQIYT, encoded by the coding sequence ATGAAACTGCAAGAATGGCAAAGATATCCTTTAGATAGAATAAGTACTAATATTATTGATGAACAAGGAGAAAATGTTATTCATAAATGTGTTAAGTACGATAAAATTGACTTTCTAAACTATATTAATTCTGTTGGATTTAGCTTTACAATACAAAATAAGGAAGAAGATACACCTCTTCATCTTGCTTATAAAAAATTAATATATGCTAAAAATGAAGCAGCTTTCAAAAAAGCTAAAATTACCCTTCTAAATATAATTAATTACGCAAATACTCAGGATATAACGCCCCAATTTATTGACGCACTAGATAGAATAGAGCATGTCTTTAAATCTCTTTTGGGTATATTCCCCGCCGCTTGCGGCGTAATATGGCGGAATGAGCAAATATATACATAA
- the tnpA gene encoding IS200/IS605 family transposase: protein MSKYIHKSHNVTVLLYHMVFPAKYRRAVFDVSVDQVLREICLEIEKRYQIKFLEIGVDEDHVHFLVQSVPTYSVTKIVTTIKSVTARQIFRQCPQVKKQLWGGEFWTDGYFTSTVGKHGNENMIGKYIKNQGKEYQKLHEDHQLAFF from the coding sequence ATGAGCAAATATATACATAAAAGTCATAATGTTACGGTACTGCTGTATCACATGGTATTTCCAGCAAAATATCGCCGAGCAGTGTTTGACGTATCAGTTGATCAAGTATTACGAGAAATATGTTTAGAGATAGAAAAGAGATATCAAATAAAATTTTTAGAAATAGGGGTTGATGAAGATCATGTCCATTTTTTGGTACAATCTGTACCAACCTATAGCGTAACAAAAATAGTAACAACAATTAAAAGTGTTACAGCTCGTCAAATATTTAGACAGTGTCCACAGGTAAAGAAACAATTATGGGGTGGAGAATTTTGGACTGATGGATATTTTACGAGTACGGTAGGTAAGCATGGAAATGAGAATATGATAGGAAAATACATAAAAAACCAAGGCAAGGAATATCAGAAACTGCATGAGGATCATCAGCTAGCTTTCTTCTAA
- a CDS encoding IS30 family transposase, with translation MMNRKYRHLSREERYEIKRMYDLGVSINKIAQHLTRSKSTISMELKRNKVKDKYMPCVAQEKYENRMYQQELLKIEKNPMLLDYIKNAMIRKKWSPDAIAGKLKLDKNTALCISTESIYRFVYTSAVAAKLKLYSYLPSKRYKRQKRGKRRQRIIIPQRISIHQRDAIATKKVEVGNFEADLTFHKGNQSMNIGALVDKKSQKIILVLNNSKRATTVTNGFLRKIKTLPNSVRKTITMDNGKEFVGHVAYRLSGFQTFFCDPYRPRQKALVEKMNSMIHRILPKNTDITTVTQRGLDNVAEILNNMPRKIFGYKTPNEIWAENL, from the coding sequence ATGATGAACAGAAAATATAGACACTTATCTCGAGAAGAGAGATATGAGATAAAAAGAATGTATGACCTAGGAGTCAGTATTAATAAGATAGCACAACATCTTACGAGGTCTAAAAGCACTATTAGTATGGAGCTAAAAAGAAATAAGGTAAAAGATAAGTATATGCCTTGTGTTGCTCAGGAAAAATATGAAAATAGGATGTATCAGCAAGAGTTATTAAAAATAGAAAAGAACCCTATGTTGTTAGATTATATTAAAAATGCTATGATTCGCAAGAAATGGTCGCCGGATGCTATAGCCGGAAAGTTAAAACTAGACAAAAATACAGCTTTGTGTATCAGTACAGAAAGTATATATAGATTTGTTTACACTTCTGCAGTAGCAGCTAAATTAAAGTTATATAGCTATTTACCTTCTAAAAGATATAAAAGGCAAAAAAGAGGGAAGAGGCGTCAAAGGATCATTATACCACAAAGGATCTCAATACATCAGCGTGATGCAATAGCTACGAAAAAGGTAGAAGTAGGGAATTTTGAGGCAGATCTTACATTTCATAAAGGTAATCAAAGTATGAATATTGGTGCACTGGTGGATAAAAAGAGTCAAAAGATTATTTTAGTGCTGAATAACTCCAAGAGAGCTACAACAGTTACCAATGGTTTTTTAAGAAAGATAAAAACTCTTCCAAATAGTGTGAGAAAGACTATTACTATGGATAATGGCAAAGAGTTTGTGGGGCATGTTGCCTATAGACTATCTGGGTTTCAAACTTTCTTTTGTGATCCATACCGCCCTAGACAAAAAGCATTAGTGGAAAAAATGAATTCTATGATTCATAGAATTTTACCTAAAAATACAGATATTACTACCGTTACACAAAGAGGTCTTGACAATGTTGCTGAGATTTTAAATAACATGCCAAGAAAGATTTTTGGTTATAAAACCCCCAATGAAATTTGGGCAGAAAATTTATAG
- a CDS encoding NACHT domain-containing protein, translating into MKLQILLSEDNDSAKAALRDKVIGEKKPVEIENIFKAIDAENRVKKLLKEYQVQKEIIDNIIKPLIEEENKLNLLYGNIPDKSESEIKHIAESINRIQADVGKVLLLGSAGIGKTTLLHNISYRWGKDNLWNDKFDYVFRIKLKELLNENWSREYEAKELRQNKLACFIHYYLNLENIEPHEIINISNKDRVLLLLDGYDEVAFLSQDNRDYRNIMEAVFQYKNVIMSSRPNAITENISSKFKRKVENTGWDNEGIEKYIYKF; encoded by the coding sequence ATAAAATTACAGATATTACTTAGCGAAGATAATGACTCAGCCAAAGCAGCATTACGTGATAAAGTTATCGGTGAAAAGAAACCAGTAGAAATAGAAAATATCTTTAAAGCTATAGATGCAGAAAATAGGGTAAAGAAGCTACTTAAAGAGTATCAAGTTCAAAAAGAAATAATCGACAATATAATTAAGCCACTAATCGAAGAAGAAAATAAGCTGAATCTACTTTATGGAAATATACCTGACAAAAGTGAATCGGAAATAAAGCACATAGCCGAATCAATAAATAGAATACAAGCAGATGTTGGTAAAGTACTATTACTAGGCAGTGCCGGTATTGGAAAGACTACGTTACTGCACAATATCTCGTATAGATGGGGCAAAGATAATTTATGGAATGATAAATTTGATTATGTCTTTAGAATTAAGTTAAAGGAATTATTAAATGAAAATTGGAGTAGAGAATACGAAGCTAAGGAGCTACGTCAAAACAAACTAGCTTGTTTCATTCATTATTACTTGAATTTAGAAAATATAGAACCACACGAAATAATCAATATAAGCAACAAAGATAGAGTATTATTATTGCTTGACGGTTACGATGAAGTAGCATTTTTATCCCAAGATAATCGTGATTACCGAAATATTATGGAGGCAGTATTTCAGTATAAAAACGTAATAATGAGTTCTAGACCTAATGCAATCACGGAAAATATAAGTAGTAAATTTAAACGCAAGGTAGAAAATACGGGATGGGACAATGAAGGGATAGAGAAATATATATATAAGTTTTAA
- a CDS encoding NTPase, translated as MQEKTKAFGSALKALYLSQDTLPKLIEDEQIKALSLEEYYIKTYAMFDIMPMN; from the coding sequence ATGCAAGAAAAAACCAAAGCTTTTGGTAGTGCATTAAAAGCTCTATACCTTTCTCAAGATACTTTACCGAAGTTAATAGAGGATGAGCAAATTAAAGCCCTATCTTTGGAGGAGTATTATATCAAAACTTACGCTATGTTTGATATAATGCCCATGAATTAA
- the tig gene encoding trigger factor, with amino-acid sequence MATTILKNEGLDFHIKISTPLSEIDNDIQKELIDLTKKVKIAGFRAGKVPIAIVEKKYGASVRNDIIEKKINDSVNHVIKEHNLNIIGRPKIDDLQNEPNKPLEFTIKMELLPKIDIPDLKKISINRPKLEVSPEDVEEQLKKLAEMMKSYTKESKAKAKDGDQITMDAVGYVKDEAFEGGKLTDFKVVIGSNALIPGFEKQLIGSKAGSEVEVNVTFPENYHAKDLAGKDARFVVQVKAVHTAEPTVIDDEFAKKFQSNSLEELRTHFTKKIENESEEAISTIMKMNLFDQLEKLLDFDVPESLLDQEKNILKSETDKSEQDDSVFKDKSPEQVKEYYYKLALRRVRIGLMLAEYTKDKNLQVEPDDLRRIIMQQARSFPGQENMLFDFYKNNPRAVEQLKGPALEEKAVQHIFDNAVKLKEKKYNRKELEKLLESEEQRITAM; translated from the coding sequence ATGGCAACTACCATATTAAAAAATGAAGGGCTAGATTTTCATATTAAAATTTCAACTCCTTTAAGTGAAATAGATAATGATATTCAAAAAGAGCTGATCGACTTAACAAAAAAGGTAAAAATAGCAGGCTTTAGAGCTGGTAAAGTACCTATTGCAATTGTTGAGAAAAAATATGGTGCTTCTGTCAGAAATGATATAATAGAAAAAAAAATTAATGATTCAGTAAATCATGTTATTAAGGAGCATAATTTAAATATTATCGGCAGACCAAAAATTGATGATTTGCAAAACGAACCTAATAAGCCTTTAGAATTTACAATAAAAATGGAATTATTGCCTAAAATTGATATTCCAGATCTAAAGAAAATATCTATAAATCGTCCGAAATTAGAAGTAAGTCCTGAGGATGTTGAAGAACAACTCAAAAAGCTTGCGGAAATGATGAAAAGTTATACTAAAGAAAGTAAAGCAAAAGCTAAAGATGGTGATCAAATTACCATGGATGCAGTTGGTTATGTTAAAGATGAAGCTTTTGAGGGTGGCAAACTTACAGATTTTAAAGTAGTTATTGGTAGCAATGCACTTATTCCTGGTTTTGAAAAACAATTAATAGGTTCTAAAGCAGGTAGTGAAGTAGAAGTTAATGTAACTTTCCCTGAAAATTACCATGCTAAAGATTTAGCTGGCAAAGATGCTCGTTTTGTAGTGCAGGTTAAGGCTGTTCATACTGCAGAACCTACAGTCATTGATGATGAGTTTGCTAAAAAATTCCAAAGCAATAGCCTTGAAGAGCTACGTACTCACTTTACCAAAAAAATAGAAAATGAGTCGGAAGAAGCTATTTCTACTATAATGAAAATGAATTTATTTGATCAGCTAGAAAAATTATTAGATTTTGACGTGCCTGAATCTTTATTAGATCAAGAAAAAAATATCTTGAAATCTGAAACTGACAAAAGCGAGCAAGATGATTCTGTATTCAAAGATAAATCCCCAGAACAAGTAAAAGAATACTATTATAAATTAGCATTACGTCGTGTTAGAATTGGGTTAATGCTTGCAGAATATACAAAAGATAAAAATTTACAAGTAGAGCCTGATGATCTTCGCAGAATTATTATGCAGCAAGCACGTAGCTTTCCTGGTCAAGAAAATATGTTGTTTGATTTTTATAAAAATAACCCTAGAGCTGTTGAACAGCTTAAAGGACCTGCGTTGGAAGAAAAAGCTGTACAACATATTTTTGATAATGCAGTAAAGCTTAAAGAGAAAAAATATAACAGAAAAGAATTAGAAAAATTATTAGAATCAGAAGAGCAACGCATTACTGCTATGTAA
- a CDS encoding type II toxin-antitoxin system Phd/YefM family antitoxin: protein MNKWQLHEAKNKLSNIVDTAMQGTPQCITKRGEEAVVVISMKYYKQLTKQKLDFKEYLLSIPKTDDLVIERVQGKARDFEL, encoded by the coding sequence ATGAATAAATGGCAATTACACGAAGCAAAAAATAAGCTAAGTAATATTGTTGATACAGCAATGCAAGGTACACCTCAATGTATTACAAAAAGGGGAGAAGAAGCAGTTGTAGTTATTAGTATGAAATATTACAAACAACTTACTAAACAAAAGCTTGATTTCAAAGAATATTTATTAAGTATACCTAAGACAGATGATTTAGTTATTGAAAGAGTACAAGGAAAGGCAAGAGATTTTGAATTATGA
- a CDS encoding glycine--tRNA ligase subunit alpha, translating into MKKLSFQQIILTLQNYWQDYGCAILQPYDAHVGAGTFHPATVLRCLGPKPWSVAYVQPSRRPGDSRYGMHPNRMQHYYQFQVILKPSPDNIQELYLKSLECLGIDLKAHDIRFVEDDWKSPTLGAAGLGWEIWCDGMEVSQFTYMQQIGGIECKPVAGEITYGLERLALYIQGIDEVKELDWNGQTGEKALKYGEVDFEAERQFSKFNLELADSEMLLRHFKDSEEQCERLVEANLPLPAYDYCLNASHYFNLLNSHGIISVTERASYVLRVRHLARICCMKWLEMSSE; encoded by the coding sequence ATGAAAAAACTATCATTTCAGCAAATTATACTAACCTTGCAGAATTATTGGCAGGATTATGGCTGTGCGATTTTGCAGCCTTACGATGCCCATGTTGGAGCTGGTACGTTTCACCCTGCAACAGTACTTCGTTGTCTTGGTCCGAAGCCTTGGTCTGTCGCTTACGTGCAGCCGTCAAGAAGACCTGGTGATAGCAGATATGGTATGCATCCTAATAGAATGCAGCATTATTACCAATTTCAAGTTATCTTAAAGCCCTCACCCGATAACATTCAGGAGCTATATCTTAAAAGTTTGGAATGCTTAGGGATAGATTTAAAAGCTCACGATATTAGGTTTGTTGAAGATGATTGGAAATCACCGACGCTAGGAGCTGCAGGGCTTGGCTGGGAAATATGGTGTGACGGTATGGAAGTGTCGCAGTTTACTTATATGCAGCAAATTGGTGGTATAGAATGTAAACCAGTTGCCGGTGAAATTACTTACGGCTTAGAGCGTCTTGCTTTATATATTCAAGGCATTGATGAGGTAAAAGAACTTGATTGGAATGGTCAAACAGGCGAAAAAGCCTTAAAATATGGTGAAGTTGATTTTGAAGCTGAGCGGCAATTTTCAAAGTTTAATTTAGAGCTTGCTGATAGCGAGATGTTACTGCGGCATTTTAAAGATAGTGAAGAACAATGTGAGCGGCTAGTAGAAGCAAATTTGCCGTTACCTGCTTATGATTACTGTCTTAATGCAAGCCATTATTTTAACTTATTGAATTCACATGGAATAATAAGCGTAACCGAGCGTGCTTCGTATGTTTTAAGAGTGCGTCATTTAGCTAGAATTTGTTGTATGAAATGGTTGGAGATGAGCAGTGAGTGA
- the glyS gene encoding glycine--tRNA ligase subunit beta gives MSELLLELFSEEIPAFMQKDAEEGYLNIFTKNFEENEIFAKIQVFSGPRRITLYATHLPKVTLPKEIEIKGPSTEALEAAINGFCKAHNVSKLELSTKLINNQLYYFYIKKVEERQIKEILPEIIVEAINKYSWAKSMFWGSYNIKWIRPLRNILCIFDNEILPLQFGHLVANNVTFGHRLTDNKKLEVTDFKDYKTKLTENYVILERLKREEIIKTGLSEQANAYNLNIKEDLRLIEEVAGLSEFPIVLCGTIPQKFLKLPKEVLISSMRTHQKYFCLFDRSGNFAPYFLFVSNGQFANSTLVVQGNEKVLSARLSDALYFYKQDISKTLEANLEKLAAVTFHTKLGSLKAKVERIVDICKYIDSDNKDLIMAAKLCKSDLVSEMVGEFPELQGIMGHYYAKHEKLNEEIAVAIRDHYKPQGLSDSVPIGNAALLAIADKLDSLVGLMIAGEAPTGSGDPYALRRQVLGIIRIIIENKLELNLSNLIDFSLKLYKDLSVKGRDLIISFFEERAKFYFKNEYDISLINAVLDLNLANIKFKLDALKEFLEKEDGKQLLNAYKRASNILESQNIDGAVESNLFSTQPEKELFEVTQKLSLQIVDKDYDKALNLLQTLLTPITSFFDNVLVNDSDPKIAKNRLLMLQDVCELFHKIAKFNCL, from the coding sequence GTGAGTGAATTATTATTAGAACTATTTAGCGAAGAAATACCGGCTTTTATGCAAAAAGATGCTGAAGAGGGTTATTTAAATATATTTACGAAAAATTTTGAAGAAAATGAAATTTTCGCAAAAATACAAGTATTTTCAGGACCTCGCAGGATAACACTATATGCTACACATTTGCCAAAAGTAACGTTACCAAAAGAAATAGAGATTAAAGGACCGAGTACAGAAGCACTGGAAGCTGCGATTAATGGCTTTTGCAAAGCTCATAACGTTAGCAAATTAGAGCTTTCAACTAAGTTAATTAATAACCAATTATATTATTTCTACATTAAAAAAGTAGAAGAAAGACAAATAAAAGAAATTTTACCTGAAATTATCGTGGAAGCTATTAATAAATATAGCTGGGCAAAATCTATGTTTTGGGGAAGTTACAATATAAAATGGATTAGACCGCTACGAAATATTTTATGTATATTTGATAACGAAATATTACCTCTGCAATTTGGTCATTTGGTCGCTAATAACGTCACTTTTGGGCATCGTCTTACTGATAATAAAAAACTCGAAGTAACTGATTTTAAAGATTACAAAACTAAACTCACAGAAAATTATGTAATTTTAGAAAGATTAAAACGAGAAGAAATAATTAAAACTGGTTTATCAGAGCAAGCAAATGCTTATAATTTAAATATAAAAGAAGATTTAAGATTAATTGAAGAAGTAGCAGGGCTTAGCGAATTTCCGATAGTATTATGTGGCACAATACCACAAAAGTTTTTAAAGTTACCTAAAGAAGTGCTAATCTCTTCGATGCGTACTCATCAGAAATATTTTTGTTTATTTGATAGATCAGGAAATTTTGCTCCATATTTCCTTTTTGTTAGTAACGGACAGTTTGCCAATAGCACATTAGTTGTGCAAGGTAATGAAAAAGTATTATCTGCAAGGCTTTCTGATGCTTTATATTTTTACAAACAAGATATATCTAAAACTTTAGAAGCAAATTTAGAAAAACTTGCAGCTGTAACATTTCATACAAAGCTTGGTAGTTTAAAGGCAAAAGTAGAGCGTATAGTTGATATTTGTAAATATATCGATTCGGATAATAAAGATTTAATTATGGCAGCTAAACTTTGCAAAAGTGATCTTGTTTCTGAAATGGTTGGAGAATTCCCCGAGCTGCAAGGTATTATGGGTCATTACTATGCAAAACATGAAAAGCTAAATGAAGAAATAGCTGTAGCAATCAGAGATCATTATAAGCCGCAAGGTCTAAGTGATAGCGTACCGATTGGTAATGCTGCTTTGCTTGCGATTGCAGATAAATTAGATAGTTTAGTAGGTTTAATGATAGCTGGTGAAGCCCCAACAGGTTCCGGTGATCCATATGCGTTAAGACGTCAGGTATTAGGCATAATAAGAATAATAATTGAGAATAAATTAGAGCTGAATTTAAGCAATCTAATTGATTTTTCCTTGAAGCTATATAAGGATTTATCTGTTAAAGGTAGGGATTTAATAATATCGTTCTTTGAAGAAAGAGCAAAATTTTATTTTAAAAATGAATATGATATTTCGCTAATTAATGCTGTTCTTGATTTAAATTTAGCAAATATAAAATTTAAGCTTGATGCGTTGAAAGAGTTTTTAGAAAAAGAAGACGGAAAGCAATTATTAAATGCTTATAAACGAGCAAGTAACATACTTGAAAGCCAAAATATTGATGGTGCTGTTGAGTCTAATCTATTTAGTACTCAACCTGAAAAGGAATTATTTGAAGTAACTCAAAAGCTTTCACTGCAAATTGTTGATAAGGATTATGATAAGGCATTAAATTTATTGCAGACTCTATTAACTCCGATTACTAGCTTTTTTGATAATGTACTTGTTAATGATAGTGATCCAAAAATTGCCAAAAACCGTTTATTAATGTTACAAGATGTTTGTGAATTATTTCATAAGATCGCTAAATTTAACTGCTTATGA
- a CDS encoding L-threonylcarbamoyladenylate synthase has translation MIKQAVKFITSGKVVVFPTETVYGIGADATNQEACLKIFQFKNRPAINPLIVHVSSIEQAKEIGKFNYIAEKIAEKFWSGPLSIVVPLKENANIAPAVTAGLKTIAIRTPSHPLALELIKQSGKPIAAPSANPSNYISPTRVDHVTKHFNDNEEIFILTDKHYQSKYGLESTIVDTTNDIITILREGFITAEVLEAVLDIKINKASKNINIKAPGMLEKHYSPTVPIRLNATNLNDKEIGLNFGDSNLKGEYSLNLSSKGDLAEAASNFYAYLRLLDDYAVAHNIEYIAVAPIPNINIGAAINDRLKRAAKL, from the coding sequence ATGATAAAACAAGCAGTTAAATTTATAACCTCCGGTAAAGTCGTAGTTTTTCCGACCGAAACAGTTTATGGAATAGGAGCAGATGCTACCAATCAAGAAGCATGTTTAAAAATCTTTCAATTTAAAAATCGCCCTGCTATCAACCCGCTTATTGTGCATGTCTCATCTATAGAGCAGGCAAAAGAAATAGGTAAGTTTAATTACATAGCCGAAAAAATAGCAGAAAAATTTTGGTCTGGTCCTTTGTCTATAGTTGTTCCGTTAAAAGAAAATGCAAATATTGCACCGGCAGTTACGGCAGGACTTAAAACTATAGCGATTCGTACACCATCCCACCCATTAGCATTGGAACTTATTAAACAATCCGGAAAGCCAATAGCTGCTCCAAGTGCTAATCCTTCAAATTATATAAGTCCGACTAGAGTAGATCATGTTACAAAGCATTTTAATGATAATGAAGAAATTTTTATTCTAACAGACAAACATTATCAATCTAAATATGGGTTAGAATCAACTATCGTCGATACTACAAATGATATAATTACTATTCTTAGAGAGGGGTTTATCACTGCCGAAGTGTTAGAAGCAGTACTTGATATTAAAATTAATAAAGCATCGAAAAATATTAATATTAAAGCTCCAGGGATGCTTGAGAAACATTATTCCCCAACAGTACCTATTAGATTAAATGCTACAAACTTAAATGATAAAGAAATTGGATTAAATTTTGGTGATAGCAATCTTAAAGGGGAATATTCATTAAACTTAAGTAGTAAAGGCGACCTTGCAGAAGCAGCATCTAATTTTTATGCCTATTTGAGATTATTAGATGATTATGCTGTTGCTCATAATATAGAATATATAGCGGTTGCTCCTATACCTAATATAAATATAGGTGCTGCTATCAACGATAGACTAAAACGTGCTGCAAAATTATAG
- the tnpA gene encoding IS200/IS605 family transposase, giving the protein MSKYIHKSHNVTVLLYHMVFPAKYRRAVFDVSVDQVLREICLEIEKRYQIKFLEIGVDEDHVHFLVQSVPTYSVTKIVTTIKSVTARQIFRQCPQVKKQLWGGEFWTDGYFTSTVGKHGNENMIGKYVKNQGKEYQKLHEDHQLAFF; this is encoded by the coding sequence ATGAGCAAATATATACATAAAAGTCATAATGTTACGGTACTGCTGTATCACATGGTATTTCCAGCAAAATATCGCCGAGCAGTGTTTGACGTATCAGTTGATCAAGTATTACGAGAAATATGTTTAGAGATAGAAAAGAGATATCAAATAAAATTTTTAGAAATAGGGGTTGATGAAGATCATGTCCATTTTTTGGTACAATCTGTACCAACCTATAGCGTAACAAAAATAGTAACAACAATTAAAAGTGTTACAGCTCGTCAAATATTTAGACAGTGTCCACAGGTAAAGAAACAATTATGGGGTGGAGAATTTTGGACTGATGGATATTTTACGAGTACGGTAGGTAAGCATGGAAATGAGAATATGATAGGAAAATACGTAAAAAACCAAGGCAAGGAATATCAGAAACTGCATGAGGATCATCAGCTAGCTTTCTTCTAA